One Epinephelus fuscoguttatus linkage group LG10, E.fuscoguttatus.final_Chr_v1 genomic window carries:
- the scinla gene encoding scinderin like a — MASHKEFETAGKKPGLQVWRIENMELAPIPVELYGSFYNGDSYIVLHTTADFSYNVHTWFGENTSQDERGAAAILMIQMDDQLNGLPTQHTEYQNEESLIFLKYFKSGVRYMEGGVASGFQQVVTNEVNVKRVLHVKGRRVIRASEVPLSWSSFNKGDCFIIDLGKVIYHWSGSESNFFECLKATEVAKDIRDNERHGRATIEMIEEGSEPEAVIEVLGPKPDLPSCEDEKKCDETADRKNKKTATLYLISDAAGSMKTTEVAKETPFKQDMLSQNECYILYNEGDKNLFVWKGKDANADERKEALNRANKFIKDNNCDPHTKIQIMPAGAETSIFKQFFFNWLDKDETTGPSEAYVENRIAKVEQIPFDASKLHSNKCMAAQHRMVDDGSGKTEIWRVEGGDKKPVDKSTYGQFFGGDCYLVLYTYKDGGREKFIIYTWQGQKCSKDELGASAILTIQLDDSMGGKATQVCVPQGQEPPHLVSMFKDPLIVYLGGTGRHDQESKPNSTRLFHIRQSSNKSTRAVEVEPKASSLNTNDAFVLKEGNSVYIWKGKGATQEEMTAANYVVSVLAKGKTAKVVEETEEPDDFWKALGGKAEYQTSKTLQKTVKPPRLFGCSNKTGNLIAEEVPCDFTQLDLAPDDVMILDIWDEVFIWVGKDANETEKAGVTKIAQDYLESDPSGRCHVPIATIKQGEEPVTFTGWFHAWDPDMWSRFEEDDYLQKCCKK, encoded by the exons ATGGCATCACACAAGGAGTTTGAGACTGCAGGGAAGAAGCCCGGCCTGCAGGTGTGGCGGATAGAGAATATGGAATTGGCACCCATCCCTGTGGAACTCTACGGAAGCTTCTACAACGGAGATTCTTACATAGTGCTCCACACCACCGCTGATTTTTCCTACAACGTTCACACGTGGTTTG GTGAGAACACTTCCCAGGATGAGAGAGGGGCTGCTGCCATCTTAATGATCCAGATGGATGACCAACTGAATGGATTACCAACACAGCACACTGAGTATCAAAATGAAGAGTCACTGATCTTTTTGAAATACTTCAAGTCCGGCGTCAGATACATG gaAGGTGGAGTAGCCTCAGGCTTCCAGCAAGTGGTGACCAATGAAGTAAACGTCAAACGTGTACTGCACGTTAAAGGTCGTCGGGTGATCAGAGCCAGTGAGGTGCCTCTTTCCTGGTCAAGCTTCAATAAAGGAGACTGCTTCATCATTGATTTGGGAAAG GTTATATACCACTGGTCTGGCAGTGAGAGCAATTTCTTTGAGTGCTTAAAAGCCACTGAGGTGGCCAAGGATATCCGTGACAACGAGAGACATGGGCGTGCCACCATTGAGATGATTGAAGAAGGCAGTGAGCCAGAAGCTGTCATTGAG GTGCTTGGACCCAAGCCTGATCTCCCATCGTGTGAGGATGAGAAAAAG TGTGATGAAACTGCTGATAGAAAGAACAAAAAGACGGCAACTCTCTATTTG ATTTCTGATGCTGCTGGCTCCATGAAGACAACTGAGGTGGCTAAGGAAACCCCTTTCAAACAAGACATGCTCTCTCAAAATGAATGCTACATCTTGTACAATGAAGGAGACAAAAACCTATTTGTCTGGAAAG GTAAGGATGCAAATGCAGATGAGCGCAAAGAAGCACTGAATAGGGCAAACAAattcatcaaagacaacaaCTGCGACCCACATACTAAG ATCCAGATTATGCCAGCAGGGGCTGAGACCTccatttttaaacagtttttcttCAACTGGTTGGACAAAGATGAGACCACTGGCCCAAGTGAGGCCTACGTGGAGAATAGAATCGCGAAGGTGGAGCAGATTCCCTTCGACGCCTCCAAACTCCACAGCAACAAATGCATGGCTGCCCAGCACCGTATGGTGGATGATGGCTCTGGGAAAACGGAG ATTTGGCGTGTGGAAGGAGGTGACAAAAAACCTGTGGATAAATCCACGTATGGACAGTTCTTTGGAGGTGACTGTTACCTTGTGCTGTATACctacaaagatggaggcagagAGAAGTTTATCATCTACACCTG GCAAGGGCAGAAGTGCTCTAAGGATGAACTGGGTGCTTCAGCCATTCTCACCATCCAACTGGACGATTCCATGGGAGGAAAAGCTACCCAG GTTTGTGTCCCTCAGGGTCAAGAACCACCTCATCTTGTGAGTATGTTTAAGGACCCTTTGATCGTTTACCTGGGTGGGACAGGCCGCCACGACCAAGAGAGCAAGCCCAACAGCACACGTCTCTTCCACATCCGCCAGAGCTCCAACAAAAGCACACGGGCTGTTGAG GTGGAGCCCAAAGCCTCCTCTCTGAACACTAACGATGCGTTTGTGCTGAAGGAGGGTAATTCTGTGTACATATGGAAGGGAAAGGGAGCAACTCAGGAAGAGATGACTGCAGCTAACTATGTTGTCAGCGTGCTTGCAAAAGGCAAGACAGCAAAAGTGGTGGAGGAGACTGAAGAGCCAG atgatttctggaaagcACTGGGTGGAAAGGCAGAATACCAGACCTCCAAGACTCTGCAGAAGACTGTAAAGCCTCCACGACTGTTTGGCTGTTCAAACAAGACTGGCAACCTGATC GCAGAAGAGGTGCCTTGTGATTTCACACAGCTTGATCTGGCACCGGATGATGTCATGATTCTTGACATCTGGGATGAG GTCTTTATTTGGGTTGGAAAAGATgccaatgagacagagaaagcagGAGTAACCAAGATTG cccAAGACTATCTGGAATCTGACCCCTCTGGCCGTTGTCACGTCCCCATCGCTACCATTAAGCAGGGGGAAGAGCCAGTGACCTTCACCGGCTGGTTTCACGCCTGGGACCCCGACATGTGGAGCAGATTTGAGGAAGATGACTATCTCCAAAAGTGTTGCAAAAAGTAA
- the dr1 gene encoding protein Dr1: MASSSGNDDDLTIPRAAINKMIKETLPNVRVANDARELVVNCCTEFIHLISSEANEICNKSDKKTISPEHVINALESLGFASYITEVKDVLQECKTVALKRRKASSRLENLGIPEEELLRQQQELFAKARQQQAELAQQEWLQMQQAAQQAQMAAASASAAQQAGSSQDEDEEDDM, translated from the exons ATGGCTTCTTCCTCTGGAAACGACGACGACCTCACCATCCCCAGAGCAGCTATCAACAAGATGATTAAAGAAACTCTCCCTAACGTACGAGTGGCTAACGACGCCAGGGAGCTGGTGGTTAACTGCTGCACAGAGTTCATACACCTCATATCCTCAGAAGCCAATGAAATATGCAACAAGTCCGACAAGAAGACCATATCTCCTGAGCATGTCATCAACG CCCTCGAGAGCCTTGGTTTCGCATCATACATCACAGAGGTGAAAGACGTTCTCCAGGAGTGTAAAACTGTCGctctgaagaggaggaaggcCAGCTCTCGACTGGAGAACCTGGGTATACCCGAGGAAGAGCTCCTCAGACAACAACAGGAATTATTTGCCAAG GCGCGGCAGCAGCAGGCGGAGCTCGCCCAGCAGGAGTGGTTACAGATGCAGCAGGCCGCCCAACAGGCACAGATGGCGGCGGCATCTGCCAGCGCCGCCCAGCAGGCCGGCTCCTCTCAGGACGAAGACGAAGAGGATGACATGTGA
- the LOC125896134 gene encoding protein wntless homolog, protein MAGAIIENMSTRKLVFLGCFILVFQVLCIMVGALIAPSPTSAIRYLATKCINRHRARGWLVPWGPNRCQQIHSFDEPLAKTLDANDIVFAVHVPLPNKEMSPWFQYMLAVLQYDIAFKMINQIEDDVIITIDAGLAYRDDLRSEWTTKFHSVVQRPLRCIFAAPKTYENEGHFYNCDPIPFMELGCVAHKYYLINLRLPVNDTVNVGIGEIKDIHVVGIHQNGGFTKVWITMKTVFSPWIFVATAWYWHRIGLMARPPVLLEKVIFALGISMTLLNVPVEWLSLGFEWTWMLLFEDAQQGVFYATLFCFWIIFCGEHLMDQSQRNRLSAYWWQVGLVMFGSFILLIFDLSERGVHLTNPFYSVWASEIGAKVAIALINVAGISVCLYFLSLCVMVRCVFSNIGGKIQQLPAMPEARRLRYKGIIFRFKFLMLVTLVCAAMTVIFFILNQVSEGHWHWGDYTLQVHSAFLTGIYGMWNLYVFTIIFLYAPSHKHNRNKSGDSQQTDVLEKPESQETQLSCGEQGPTETYRITGKVAEE, encoded by the exons atggcAGGAGCAATCATAGAAAACATGAGCACCAGGAAATTGGTTTTCTTGGGCTgctttattcttgtttttcaaGTTCTTTGCATCATGGTCGGAGCATTAATTG CTCCCAGTCCCACCAGCGCCATTCGCTACCTAGCCACCAAATGTATTAATCGCCACAGGGCACGCGGCTGGCTTGTGCCGTGGGGACCAAACCGGTGCCAGCAGATTCACAGCTTCGATGAGCCTCTGGCAAAAACGCTGGATGCCAACgacattgtttttgctgtgcaTGTGCCTCTTCCCAACAAGGAGATGAGTCCCTGGTTTCAGTACATGCTGGCTGTTCTACAGTATGACATCGCATTCAAAATGATCAATCAGATTG AAGATGATGTAATCATCACTATTGATGCTGGCCTGGCATACAGGGATGATCTGAGATCTGAGTGGACCACAAAGTTTCACTCAGTGGTGCAAAGGCCTCTCAGGTGCATATTTGCAGCCCCTAAG ACGTATGAAAACGAAGGCCACTTTTACAACTGTGACCCCATACCATTCATGGAACTGGGATGTGTAGCCCATAAATATTATCTGATTAACCTGCGCTTGCCAGTGAACGACACAGTGAATGTTGGTATTGGAGAAATAAAAGACATCCATGTGGTG GGCATCCACCAGAATGGAGGCTTCACTAAAGTGTGGATCACCATGAAGACTGTGTTCAGTCCCTGGATATTTGTGGCAACAGCTTGGTACTGGCACAGGATCGGCCTCATGGCAAGACCTCCGGTCCTTTTGGAAAA GGTGATTTTTGCTCTGGGTATCTCTATGACGCTCCTGAATGTGCCAGTGGAGTGGCTGTCCCTGGGCTTTGAATGGACGTGGATGCTGCTGTTTGAAGATGCCCAGCAGGGCGTCTTCTATGCCACACTCTTCTGCTTCTGGATCATCTTCTGTGGTGAACACCTCATG GACCAAAGTCAGAGGAATCGGCTCTCAGCATACTGGTGGCAGGTTGGACTGGTGATGTTCGGCTCATTTATCCTCCTCATATTTGACCTAAGTGAAAG GGGCGTTCATTTGACCAACCCCTTCTACAGTGTTTGGGCATCAGAAATTGGGGCGAAGGTGGCA ATCGCCCTCATTAATGTGGCAggcatttctgtctgtctgtatttcCTCTCCCTGTGTGTCATGGTGCGTTGTGTGTTCAGTAACATTGGTGGGAAAATACAGCAACTTCCTGCAATGCCTGAGGCCAGAAGACTGCGTTATAAG GGTATAATTTTCAGGTTCAAGTTTTTGATGCTGGTAACTCTAGTGTGTGCAGCCATGACGGTGATCTTCTTTATCTTAAATCAA GTCAGCGAGGGTCACTGGCACTGGGGAGACTACACGCTCCAAGTCCACAGTGCTTTCCTCACAGGGATCTACGGCATGTGGAACCTGTATGTTTTCACCATTATCTTCCTCTACGCCCCCTCCCACAAGCACAACAGGAACAAGTCAGGAGACAGTCAGCAAACAG ATGTGCTGGAGAAGCCGGAGAGTCAAGAGACCCAGCTGTCGTGTGGAGAGCAGGGGCCGACGGAGACCTACAGGATCACAGGGAAGGTGGCTGAAGAATAA
- the zgc:109982 gene encoding retinol dehydrogenase 8, whose protein sequence is MAQKVVLITGCSSGIGLALAARIAKDEKKRFMVYATMRNLSKAEPLVEAAGRTLGRTLEIKQLDVCDEVSIKACVDSLPERRVDILISNAGMGLIGPIECQSIDEMKTVMDTNFFGLVRLLKEILPDMKRRKKGHIVVISSVMGIQGILFNDVYAASKFAVEGFCESLAVQALRFQLNISLIEPGPVITEFERKVFEEGMKTDLSKADKITADMFQNIYLKNYGQIFETLGQTAEDVAEHTIKIITMENPPFRHQTNTLYTPMTTLKYADPNGDLPIETFYKMVFEHDKVFNASLNFLKLLRWRSRKSFTLEKDKTN, encoded by the exons ATGGCCCAGAAGGTGGTACTCATCACAGGCTGCTCCTCTGGGATCGGCCTCGCCTTGGCTGCCCGCATCGCAAAAGATGAGAAGAAAAGGTTCATGG TCTATGCCACCATGAGGAACCTCAGTAAGGCTGAGCCGCTGGTTGAGGCTGCAGGTCGGACGTTGGGCAGGACTTTGGAAATCAAACAGTTGGATGTATGTGACGAAGTCTCTATCAAAGCCTGTGTGGACAGCCTGCCTGAGCGCAGGGTGGACATTCTCA TAAGTAATGCTGGGATGGGTCTGATTGGACCCATTGAGTGTCAGTCTATTGATGAGATGAAGACCGTCATGGACACCAACTTCTTTGGGCTTGTGCGGTTGCTGAAGGAAATCCTACCTGacatgaagaggaggaaaaaaggcCATATTGTGGTCATTAGTAGCGTCATGGGCATTCAGG GAATTCTATTCAATGACGTCTATGCAGCATCCAAGTTTGCAGTGGAAGGCTTCTGTGAAAGCCTAGCAGTGCAAGCCCTGAGGTTTCAACTCAA TATCAGCCTGATAGAGCCTGGTCCAGTGATAACAGAGTTCGAGCGTAAGGTCTTTGAGGAGGGCATGAAGACTGATCTCAGCAAAGCTGACAAAATCACTGCTGATATGTTTCAGAACATCTACTTGAAGAACTATGGTCAGATCTTTGAAACCCTCGGGCAGACTGCTGAGGATGTAGCAGAG CATACCATCAAGATCATCACCATGGAGAATCCCCCTTTCCGTCATCAGACAAATACGCTTTACACCCCTATGACCACACTGAAATACGCTGACCCCAACGGCGACCTCCCAATtgaaacattttacaaaatggtGTTTGAGCACGACAAGGTCTTCAACGCCAGTCTGAACTTCCTCAAACTTCTGCGCTGGAGAAGTCGAAAGAGCTTTACCTTGGAGAAGGACAAGACCAATTAA